The proteins below come from a single Eubacterium limosum genomic window:
- the trxB gene encoding thioredoxin-disulfide reductase — MHYDIIIIGSGPAGLSAGLYAARGQMRTLILEKGGLGGQIATSWEVENYPGAPADTTGPSLTERMREQCVDFGVEFQTEEFKYFEKTGQTFEVTTSSTVYQTKAIIVATGAQPKLLGCPGELEFRGLGVSYCATCDANFFRNLEIAVVGGGDTAIEEAIYLTKFASKVTVIHRRDKLRAAKVLQERAMENEKIRFVWDSVVEEIKGDGLVQSIVVKNVKDGALTEIPVQGVFVYVGQIPHTQYFVGTLEKDARDYLITDEDMCTNIPGVFAAGDVRRKSLRQVVTAAGDGAIAAVSAIKYIEDYSEVAES; from the coding sequence ATGCATTATGATATTATCATTATCGGGAGTGGCCCTGCCGGGCTGTCAGCGGGTTTATATGCCGCCAGAGGGCAGATGCGCACACTCATTCTTGAAAAGGGCGGCCTTGGCGGTCAGATTGCTACCAGCTGGGAGGTCGAGAATTATCCCGGAGCGCCGGCAGATACCACTGGCCCTTCTCTTACTGAGAGAATGAGGGAACAGTGTGTGGATTTTGGTGTTGAATTTCAAACGGAAGAGTTTAAATATTTTGAAAAAACCGGACAGACCTTTGAGGTAACCACAAGCAGTACTGTCTATCAGACAAAGGCGATTATCGTTGCAACGGGCGCCCAGCCAAAACTGCTTGGCTGCCCGGGAGAGCTTGAGTTTCGTGGACTGGGCGTCTCCTACTGCGCTACCTGCGACGCCAATTTTTTCAGGAACCTTGAAATTGCTGTTGTCGGTGGCGGCGACACCGCCATTGAGGAAGCCATTTATCTGACCAAATTTGCGTCTAAAGTAACGGTTATCCACCGCAGAGACAAGCTGCGTGCCGCTAAGGTTCTTCAGGAGCGCGCCATGGAAAATGAAAAAATCCGTTTTGTATGGGACAGCGTGGTTGAGGAGATTAAAGGCGATGGGCTGGTCCAGAGCATTGTGGTTAAAAATGTTAAGGACGGCGCTCTTACAGAGATCCCGGTACAGGGGGTGTTTGTCTATGTCGGCCAGATCCCGCACACTCAGTACTTTGTTGGCACTTTAGAAAAGGATGCACGCGACTACCTGATCACCGATGAAGATATGTGCACCAACATTCCAGGCGTCTTTGCGGCTGGCGATGTGCGCCGTAAATCTCTGCGGCAGGTGGTGACAGCGGCGGGAGACGGAGCGATTGCGGCTGTCAGCGCCATCAAATACATTGAGGATTACTCGGAAGTGGCAGAATCATGA
- a CDS encoding Na/Pi cotransporter family protein, producing the protein MFIYGMHLMSEGLKIVAGNKMKHLLEILTNNRFKAVLCGIIVTIMVQSSSTTTVMVVGFVNASLMTLTQAAGIILGANIGTTVMAQLIAFNVTAVAPFFIGVGTFMALFAKKKSARDLGSILLGFGILFFGVNLMSSTMEPLNDSPEFIHLLTTYGKNPIFGLLLGTIITGIMQSSGATLGLLQALAISGVFAGVGGTDAIQICIPIMIGTNIGTCVTALLSSIGTSTAARNAAFIHLFVNIFGAVWVMIVLGIIDAVAVVNPIYELIVNISGTTITETGQVLPNVARQIAMSHTFFNVANTIVLLPIIDRFVTLLEKMFPTAEEEKGLQLDERLLNNPSVALGQVGKEVIRLSEMAKKNFKTACDAVMTGDEKLIEKIIEREERIDEFEHGIMDFTVRLSNMNVSEQENDRLAFYLKGSHDLERIGDHAENISELAEMKNREKIALSDVATTDLENLIEFTNRTLNDVSQMIETEDRSLCERVLNEEDQIDALTDKLKNEHIRRLNKGQCNAYAGVVYLDLLANIERVGDHASNIANDILELKEQRGVNKIEEVIY; encoded by the coding sequence ATGTTTATCTACGGGATGCATCTGATGAGTGAGGGCTTAAAGATTGTTGCCGGTAATAAGATGAAGCATCTTTTGGAGATTTTGACAAACAATCGCTTTAAAGCTGTGCTGTGTGGGATCATTGTCACCATTATGGTTCAGAGCTCCAGCACCACGACGGTTATGGTGGTTGGTTTTGTTAATGCATCACTGATGACGCTTACTCAGGCGGCTGGGATTATTCTGGGAGCCAATATTGGGACCACCGTAATGGCACAGCTCATTGCCTTCAACGTCACAGCGGTCGCACCCTTTTTTATCGGTGTGGGTACCTTTATGGCTCTTTTTGCCAAAAAGAAAAGCGCGCGGGATCTGGGGAGTATTCTGCTGGGCTTTGGGATTTTGTTCTTCGGCGTCAATCTGATGTCTTCAACCATGGAGCCATTAAATGACAGCCCGGAGTTTATACATCTGTTAACGACCTATGGCAAAAACCCGATTTTCGGTCTGCTGCTGGGCACAATCATCACGGGCATTATGCAGAGCTCCGGCGCGACACTCGGTCTGCTTCAGGCTCTGGCTATTTCCGGTGTTTTCGCTGGCGTCGGCGGAACAGACGCGATCCAGATCTGTATTCCGATTATGATCGGTACAAACATTGGGACCTGTGTCACCGCGCTCTTATCCAGCATCGGAACATCCACCGCGGCCAGAAACGCGGCCTTCATCCACCTTTTTGTGAATATTTTCGGAGCGGTATGGGTAATGATAGTACTGGGTATTATTGATGCAGTTGCGGTTGTCAATCCGATTTATGAGTTGATTGTCAATATTTCAGGAACGACGATCACAGAGACGGGTCAGGTACTGCCCAATGTCGCGCGCCAGATCGCCATGTCACATACCTTCTTTAATGTAGCCAATACCATTGTGCTGCTGCCGATTATCGACCGGTTTGTAACGCTGCTGGAAAAAATGTTTCCCACAGCCGAAGAGGAAAAGGGGCTGCAGCTGGACGAACGTCTTCTCAATAACCCGTCGGTTGCCCTTGGCCAGGTTGGCAAGGAGGTTATCCGCCTGAGCGAAATGGCAAAGAAAAACTTTAAAACTGCCTGTGATGCAGTCATGACAGGTGATGAAAAACTGATTGAAAAGATTATTGAGCGTGAAGAACGCATTGACGAATTTGAGCATGGTATTATGGACTTTACGGTCAGGCTTTCAAACATGAATGTATCGGAACAGGAAAATGACCGTCTGGCCTTTTATCTGAAGGGAAGCCATGACCTGGAACGTATCGGTGATCACGCTGAAAATATCAGTGAGCTGGCTGAAATGAAAAATCGTGAAAAAATCGCCCTGAGTGATGTTGCGACAACAGATCTGGAAAATCTCATTGAGTTTACAAACAGAACATTGAACGATGTGAGCCAGATGATTGAGACAGAGGACAGAAGTCTCTGCGAACGTGTCTTAAATGAAGAAGACCAGATTGACGCGCTGACCGATAAGCTCAAAAATGAACATATCCGCCGCCTGAATAAAGGACAGTGTAACGCCTACGCGGGTGTTGTATATCTTGATCTGCTGGCGAACATTGAGCGTGTCGGCGACCATGCGTCCAATATTGCCAATGACATATTGGAGCTTAAGGAGCAGCGCGGCGTCAACAAAATTGAGGAGGTAATTTACTAA
- a CDS encoding BMP family lipoprotein has translation MKRLAAVILILLTALSFGGCQTKGGEKAYEEPVIMFAAGVGGVEDGSFNSSIINGLRKGARELKYDLKILQSETDDQYDENLKAAIQAKPAMIISVTGHSDQLLAAAAQNPDIHFALIDGTTPKNAGADLPANFVSMNFDNAQGAFLMGVLAASANDTSGVQGFIGGMDIPVVKSAEIGYRAGIKAVSPENVVVSSNIGSFNDAEKAGQVAGEQHNQGAGVIFGFAGGSNIGVIENAASGGYWFIGVDQDQAVVYPQFAPTILCSMVKNVDNAAYDAVKMQMDGSFKGGIYEYGVGNGGITLGSAGGNITPELQSIYDTWQKAISDGSVRVPETQAELDAFNGHTEEE, from the coding sequence ATGAAACGGCTGGCAGCGGTTATCCTCATTCTGCTGACTGCCCTCAGCTTTGGTGGATGTCAGACAAAAGGCGGTGAAAAGGCTTATGAGGAACCCGTTATCATGTTCGCAGCCGGTGTCGGAGGTGTCGAGGATGGCTCTTTTAACAGCAGTATTATCAATGGCTTGCGAAAGGGCGCCCGTGAGCTGAAGTATGACCTGAAAATTCTTCAGAGTGAGACGGATGATCAATATGATGAGAATCTTAAGGCTGCGATTCAGGCAAAACCGGCGATGATCATCAGTGTGACAGGCCACAGTGATCAGCTGCTGGCAGCGGCGGCTCAAAATCCAGATATCCATTTTGCGTTGATTGACGGAACCACCCCAAAAAACGCAGGAGCTGATTTGCCGGCAAATTTTGTTTCGATGAATTTTGACAATGCCCAGGGTGCTTTTCTGATGGGCGTTCTGGCGGCATCGGCCAATGACACTTCAGGGGTTCAGGGGTTCATCGGTGGTATGGATATTCCTGTGGTAAAGAGCGCGGAGATTGGCTACCGCGCCGGCATTAAAGCCGTTTCTCCGGAAAATGTTGTGGTGAGCAGCAATATCGGCAGCTTTAATGATGCCGAAAAGGCGGGGCAGGTGGCCGGAGAACAGCACAATCAGGGAGCCGGCGTTATTTTCGGCTTTGCGGGCGGCTCGAATATCGGCGTCATAGAGAACGCCGCGTCTGGCGGTTACTGGTTTATCGGCGTTGATCAGGACCAGGCTGTTGTCTATCCGCAGTTTGCGCCGACGATCCTGTGCTCAATGGTCAAAAATGTTGACAACGCAGCTTACGACGCTGTAAAAATGCAGATGGACGGCAGTTTTAAGGGCGGCATTTACGAGTATGGTGTGGGAAACGGGGGAATTACCCTTGGCAGCGCAGGCGGCAATATTACACCGGAGCTTCAATCCATATATGATACATGGCAGAAGGCGATTTCTGACGGAAGCGTCAGGGTACCTGAAACCCAGGCTGAGCTGGACGCCTTCAATGGCCATACTGAAGAAGAATAA